One genomic window of Choloepus didactylus isolate mChoDid1 chromosome 27, mChoDid1.pri, whole genome shotgun sequence includes the following:
- the UPK1A gene encoding uroplakin-1a, with protein MASAAVEAEKGSPVVVGLLVVGNIIILLAGLALFAETVWVTADQYHVYPLMGVSGKDDVFAGAWIAIFCGFSFFVVGSLGVGATLCRRRSMILTYLVLMLIVYIFECASCITSYTHRDYMVSNPSLITKQMLTFYSADTGQGQELTRLWDRIMIEQECCGTSGPMDWVNFTSAFREATPEVVFPWPPLCCRRTGNFIPLNEEGCRLGHVDYLFTKGCFEHIGHAIDSYTWGISWFGFAILMWTLPVMLLAMYFYTTL; from the exons ATGGCTTCTGCAGCTGTGGAGGCGGAGAAGGGGTCCCCAGTCGTGGTGGGGCTGCTGGTCGTGGGCAACATCATTATTCTG CTGGCAGGCCTGGCCCTGTTTGCCGAGACCGTGTGGGTGACCGCCGACCAGTACCACGTGTACCCGCTGATGGGCGTCTCGGGCAAGGATGACGTCTTCGCTGGCGCCTGGATCGCCATCTTCTGTGGCTTCTCCTTCTTCGTGGTGGGCAGCTTGGGCGTGGGTGCCACGCTCTGCCGCCGCCGGTCCATGATCCTGACG TACCTGGTGCTCATGCTCATTGTCTACATTTTTGAGTGTGCCTCCTGCATCACATCCTACACCCACCGCGACTAC ATGGTGTCCAACCCATCCCTGATCACCAAGCAGATGCTGACCTTCTACAGCGCAGACACAGGCCAGGGCCAGGAGCTGACCCGCCTCTGGGACCGGATCATGATTGAG CAAGAGTGCTGTGGCACGTCGGGGCCCATGGACTGGGTGAACTTCACATCGGCCTTCCGGGAGGCCACCCCGGAGGTGGTGTTCCCCTGGCCCCCACTGTGCTGCCGCCGGACAGGCAACTTCATCCCGCTCAACGAGGAGGGCTGCCGCCTGGGCCACGTGGACTACTTGTTCACCAAG GGCTGCTTCGAGCACATCGGCCATGCCATTGACAGCTACACATGGGGCATCTCGTGGTTTGGGTTTGCCATCCTGATGTGGACG CTCCCCGTGATGCTGTTAGCCATGTATTTCTACACCACGTTATGA